In a single window of the Flavivirga spongiicola genome:
- a CDS encoding 50S ribosomal protein L25/general stress protein Ctc, which produces MKSITINGSQRESVGKKATKALRNAGQVPCVLYGGDKPVHFAAAELAFSKLVYTPNAHTVVIALDSGETLNAVLQDIQFHPVTDRILHVDFYQLFEEKEIALNIPVRLVGNSKGVKNGGVLRRNNRKLRIKALPANLPDFIEVDITPLKIGDKVAVGELLNDKYTFLHTDNTVVCQIKTSRVAVEDEEDEEEVAEGAEGAEAPAAEGAEAPAAQE; this is translated from the coding sequence ATGAAATCAATTACAATCAACGGATCTCAAAGAGAAAGCGTGGGCAAAAAAGCGACAAAAGCCTTACGTAATGCTGGTCAGGTTCCTTGCGTATTATACGGAGGAGATAAGCCAGTTCATTTCGCAGCAGCAGAATTAGCATTCTCTAAACTTGTATACACACCAAATGCGCATACAGTTGTGATTGCTTTAGATAGCGGAGAGACTTTAAATGCAGTACTTCAAGATATTCAATTTCACCCGGTTACAGACAGAATTTTACATGTAGATTTTTATCAATTATTTGAAGAGAAAGAAATTGCTTTAAATATTCCAGTTCGCCTTGTAGGAAACTCAAAAGGTGTTAAAAACGGTGGTGTCTTAAGGAGAAATAACAGAAAATTACGTATTAAAGCACTTCCAGCTAATTTACCAGATTTTATAGAGGTAGACATCACACCTTTAAAAATTGGAGATAAAGTTGCTGTTGGAGAATTGCTAAATGACAAGTATACATTTTTACATACAGACAACACTGTAGTATGTCAAATTAAGACTTCTAGAGTAGCTGTTGAAGACGAAGAAGATGAAGAAGAAGTAGCAGAAGGAGCTGAAGGAGCAGAAGCACCTGCAGCAGAAGGGGCAGAAGCACCTGCGGCACAAGAATAG
- the pth gene encoding aminoacyl-tRNA hydrolase, with protein MCRFLFKLFKKKKEIEEQDVMKKYLIVGLGNIGEKYANTRHNIGFKVLDHFANKEELTFETQKLGDLTTYKLKGRTFIFLKPNTYMNLSGKAILYWLTKEKIPLENLLVITDDLNLPFGSIRLKAKGSDGGHNGLKDTQEKLSTTKYNRFRFGISDVFSKGRQIDYVLGEWNEEESDKLKERLDKSVELIKSFVLAGMNITMNTFNGK; from the coding sequence ATGTGTCGGTTTTTATTCAAACTATTTAAGAAAAAAAAAGAAATAGAAGAACAAGATGTCATGAAGAAGTATTTAATAGTTGGTTTGGGGAATATTGGAGAGAAATATGCAAATACGCGCCATAATATTGGATTTAAAGTATTAGACCATTTCGCAAATAAAGAAGAACTAACTTTTGAAACTCAAAAATTAGGAGACCTTACTACATATAAACTAAAAGGAAGAACGTTTATTTTTTTAAAACCTAATACCTATATGAATTTAAGCGGAAAGGCCATATTATATTGGTTAACAAAAGAGAAAATTCCTTTAGAAAATTTATTAGTCATTACAGATGATTTAAATCTGCCTTTTGGAAGTATTCGATTGAAAGCAAAAGGTAGTGATGGTGGGCATAATGGATTGAAGGACACTCAAGAAAAATTAAGCACAACGAAATACAATCGTTTTAGATTTGGAATTAGCGATGTCTTTTCTAAAGGGAGACAGATTGATTATGTTTTAGGTGAGTGGAATGAAGAAGAGTCAGATAAACTTAAAGAACGCTTAGATAAATCAGTTGAGCTTATAAAATCCTTTGTTTTAGCAGGAATGAATATTACAATGAATACTTTTAATGGTAAATAA
- a CDS encoding zinc-dependent metalloprotease — translation METKLYYVLSITMLLFAFSTNAQNSSWKQVENLKNSEELSEFHLTKDKVHLFELDMTSFKNSTVSTTLRSSKNKKENTIITVPGINGRIETFRIYEAPVFSPELASKYPNIKSYVGISTDNSGTRLRMSMSPQGIQTMISYINKSTVFMQPLTKGSNKYVVYNKSSKNGFADIFECKTLDKLNKSFNKTNQTAKVNEGGANNQTLQKLRIAISTTSEYTAYHDDGNAGNGDAVADALAAINNTLSRVNEVFETDMAVTFELVDATQLIYTNAATDPYSDANVGTDSDNFNNSNGWSLQLQNNLTSVIGNAAYDIGHLFGATGGGGNAGCIGCICENPTGSSSHAKGSAYTSPSSGGPEGDTFDINFVAHEIGHQMGANHTWAFDSEGTGVNSEPGSGTSVMAYAGIEGANNVELNSDDYFHYHSIKQVLDNLSTKSCQTTEVISNNPPSADAGNNYNIPKGTAYVLRGAATDLDGGDNLTYCWEQIDSGITNYLNFGPELTSGPTNRSLPPSNSPDRYIPKLSSVLAGNTIQTNPTLGSDWETVSTVARSLNWALTVRDRSPASFSGGQSSYDTMQITVEDVTPFTVTNPVSWAQGSMQTIEWEVGQTTNGTINCQNVNIKLSTDGGLTFPTTIVSNTPNDGAFSYTVPAIPDTSTARLLIEAADNIFYDVSNFNFSISTSPDFFIINETLDPIACSETTATFHFDYVATNGFSENTVFSVSGNPGSSTVSFSPTSLSASGSVTMTISGLDGVTQGNYPLIITGTSTSVTKNKNVAFPLFNGLCASVANTTYGTSTTRVQFNTINNTSAKPSGYSDYTSITTDLNRDDSYDLTVNVNTDGNFTTNTQVWIDWNQNCSFNDAGEVYNLGDATNVANGAASNAPLSITVPMNAIPGNTIMRVSTKFKDDGLPTSCENGFDGEVEDYTINILPSDFEYDTSITLVQFNTINQTSEKPSDYSDYSSTVSTELNRDNAYDLTVNVNTEGDFTTATKVWIDWNQNSSFNDPGEVYDLGDATNVSNEATNNSPLSINVPIDAILGNTIMRIATRYIGNSGDQEPIPSENGFDGEVEDYTVTIIPTLAIEASGFDNLIVYPNHNNGKFNIKLNGALSREITVEVFDVRGQFIYKNVFEGTGDFNESVDLNNVQSGMYILSVSDAIRKSTKKIIVE, via the coding sequence ATGGAAACAAAACTATATTATGTTTTATCAATAACAATGCTTTTGTTTGCATTTTCAACTAATGCTCAAAATTCTTCATGGAAACAGGTTGAAAATTTAAAAAATTCTGAAGAGCTATCTGAATTTCATTTAACTAAAGATAAAGTTCATCTATTTGAACTTGATATGACGTCGTTCAAAAACAGTACCGTTTCAACAACCTTAAGAAGCTCTAAAAACAAAAAAGAAAATACTATTATTACTGTACCTGGAATTAATGGGCGCATTGAAACTTTTAGAATTTATGAAGCTCCTGTTTTTTCTCCTGAGCTCGCTTCTAAATACCCAAACATTAAATCGTATGTAGGCATTAGCACAGATAATTCCGGGACACGTCTGCGAATGAGCATGTCTCCTCAAGGGATACAAACCATGATTTCTTATATTAATAAATCCACTGTATTTATGCAGCCTTTAACAAAAGGCTCTAATAAATATGTTGTATACAATAAAAGCTCTAAAAATGGTTTTGCTGACATATTTGAATGTAAAACGCTGGATAAATTAAATAAGTCATTTAACAAAACGAATCAAACGGCAAAAGTTAATGAAGGTGGTGCTAACAATCAAACATTGCAAAAACTTAGAATTGCCATTTCCACGACGTCAGAATACACCGCTTATCATGATGATGGTAATGCCGGAAATGGTGATGCCGTAGCTGATGCACTCGCAGCAATAAACAATACTTTAAGTAGAGTTAATGAAGTCTTTGAGACTGATATGGCTGTGACCTTCGAACTTGTTGATGCCACACAATTAATATATACTAATGCCGCTACAGACCCTTATTCTGACGCAAATGTTGGTACTGATAGTGATAACTTTAACAACTCTAATGGATGGAGTTTACAACTTCAAAACAATTTAACCAGTGTTATTGGTAATGCCGCTTATGACATAGGCCATTTATTTGGAGCTACCGGTGGTGGTGGAAATGCAGGCTGTATTGGCTGTATCTGTGAAAACCCTACAGGATCATCATCTCATGCTAAAGGAAGTGCTTATACATCACCATCAAGCGGTGGGCCTGAAGGGGATACTTTTGATATAAATTTTGTCGCTCATGAAATTGGACATCAAATGGGAGCCAATCATACCTGGGCTTTTGATAGTGAAGGAACGGGTGTTAATTCTGAACCTGGAAGTGGTACCTCCGTTATGGCTTATGCCGGTATTGAAGGTGCTAATAATGTAGAACTAAATAGTGATGACTATTTTCATTACCATAGTATTAAGCAAGTATTAGATAACCTGAGCACCAAAAGTTGTCAAACAACTGAAGTTATCTCAAACAATCCACCAAGTGCAGATGCTGGGAACAATTATAACATACCTAAAGGAACCGCTTATGTTTTAAGAGGAGCTGCTACGGATTTAGATGGCGGGGATAACCTAACATATTGCTGGGAACAAATAGATAGTGGTATAACCAATTACTTAAATTTTGGTCCTGAGTTAACTTCCGGACCAACTAATAGATCGCTTCCTCCTTCAAACTCTCCCGATAGATATATTCCTAAACTCAGCAGTGTTCTTGCTGGTAATACCATACAAACCAATCCTACATTAGGTAGTGATTGGGAAACGGTGTCAACGGTTGCGAGGTCTTTAAATTGGGCATTAACTGTTAGAGACCGATCTCCAGCTTCTTTCTCAGGCGGTCAAAGCAGTTATGACACCATGCAAATTACAGTTGAAGATGTGACTCCTTTTACTGTTACCAATCCTGTTTCTTGGGCTCAAGGGTCTATGCAAACTATTGAATGGGAAGTTGGACAAACAACAAACGGCACTATAAATTGCCAAAATGTGAATATAAAACTATCAACAGATGGCGGACTAACATTTCCTACTACTATAGTATCAAACACCCCTAATGATGGGGCTTTTAGTTATACTGTTCCGGCCATTCCAGATACGTCTACAGCACGACTATTAATTGAAGCTGCAGATAATATTTTTTATGATGTTTCTAACTTTAATTTTTCTATTTCTACAAGTCCAGATTTTTTTATAATCAATGAGACTTTAGATCCAATTGCTTGTTCAGAAACTACAGCAACATTTCATTTTGACTATGTTGCAACGAATGGCTTTTCAGAAAATACTGTTTTTAGTGTTTCAGGAAACCCCGGAAGCTCTACGGTTAGTTTTTCACCAACAAGTTTAAGTGCTTCTGGAAGTGTCACTATGACTATTAGTGGTTTAGATGGTGTTACTCAAGGTAATTATCCTTTAATAATTACCGGAACTTCAACATCTGTGACAAAAAATAAGAATGTAGCATTTCCTCTTTTCAATGGACTGTGTGCTTCCGTTGCAAACACAACGTATGGTACAAGTACAACACGCGTTCAATTCAACACTATTAATAATACCTCTGCGAAACCTTCTGGTTACTCAGATTATACCTCTATAACTACAGATTTAAATAGAGATGATTCATATGATCTAACTGTAAATGTTAATACTGATGGTAATTTTACTACTAATACTCAAGTTTGGATAGATTGGAATCAAAACTGTAGTTTTAATGACGCGGGTGAAGTATATAATTTGGGAGACGCTACTAATGTTGCTAATGGAGCAGCTAGTAATGCGCCGCTTTCAATTACAGTTCCTATGAATGCTATTCCCGGAAATACTATTATGAGGGTTTCAACAAAATTTAAAGATGATGGATTACCGACTTCTTGCGAAAATGGTTTTGATGGAGAGGTTGAAGATTACACAATCAATATATTGCCATCAGATTTTGAATATGACACTTCAATAACTTTGGTTCAATTTAATACTATTAACCAAACTTCTGAAAAACCTTCTGACTATTCTGATTACTCATCAACTGTAAGCACAGAATTAAATAGGGATAATGCATACGATTTAACTGTAAATGTTAATACTGAAGGAGATTTTACTACCGCTACAAAAGTATGGATTGATTGGAATCAAAATTCAAGTTTTAATGATCCTGGTGAAGTATATGATTTAGGTGACGCTACCAATGTTTCAAATGAGGCAACTAACAATTCACCACTTTCTATTAATGTTCCTATTGATGCTATTTTAGGAAATACTATTATGAGAATAGCTACCAGATATATTGGGAATTCTGGAGATCAGGAGCCCATCCCTTCCGAAAATGGTTTTGATGGAGAAGTAGAAGATTACACCGTTACAATAATACCAACCTTAGCTATTGAAGCATCTGGTTTTGACAACCTAATTGTTTATCCAAACCACAACAACGGAAAATTCAATATTAAACTAAACGGAGCTTTATCTAGAGAGATTACTGTCGAGGTTTTTGATGTAAGAGGACAATTTATTTATAAAAACGTATTTGAAGGTACTGGAGACTTTAACGAAAGTGTCGATTTAAATAATGTACAATCTGGTATGTATATTTTAAGTGTAAGTGATGCTATTCGAAAATCTACTAAAAAAATCATTGTTGAATAA
- a CDS encoding zinc-dependent metalloprotease has product MKQPFSSFTSFFVFLFFFTQNITAQNQQSIWVKTSKEKAYQGKKTSQKAGSDKINYYQLNINNLKKALTKSPKTKSKTTSDVIINFPNSEGGFEAFRIIQASIMEPSFQLKHPEIRTYEGVSVSNPSSKIRLSITPQGLHTMLLSTDKSTEFIDPISYGNSNYKVYKKTDLKGLKKDFICHYIDDLTASENLSEKAASMINANDGLLRTYDLALASTVEYSNYHINLAPVPPVTDSEKKAVVLAAMVVTMNRVNGIFKNDLSLTMNLIDNTSIIFLNEPDGYTNNDGEDMLDENQSIIDAAIGAGNYDIGHVFSTGGGGVAILNSPCVDANKAKGVTGLANPIGDIFDIEFVAHEMGHQFGAPHTWSSSNGSCTSGQWSSTNSYEPGSGSTIMGYAGICSPGNVQANGDDYFHQKSLQMIWANINSGNSSTCVTTTSTGNSTPTADAGNNYTIPISTPYKLTGASTDVDGTGTHTYTWEQYDLATSHGATYSESSLTGPLVRSFKGTSNTSRYIPKLSDLISSGGSTTWEKLASVSRAINFQLTVRDNDTRGGQTATDNMVVTTNTGGGPFLVTSQNTSSISYPVNSTQTITWDIANTTLAPISTSLVNIRLSTDGGLTYPTLLSSNTNNDGTEDVTLPVGVSAPYSRIMVEAVGNIFFAINSTDFSIGYTITTTCNQQFSSNSNLNLSILDNQQVSNIINVPASGTVNSVKVNVDVTHSFISDLTVTLTHPNTTTNTAVWNKNCFIGAGYENFDITFEDNTNTIVCGNNITGTYTPENSLNIFKGLGSSGNWTLTIADGENGDQGTFNDWYVEFCITTEATLSTHEFSFENFKIFPNPNKGKFTINFNASISNKINIDVHDLRGRTIFKNSYKGTGHFNKIISLNNVQSGMYILNVSDGIKKSTRKIIVE; this is encoded by the coding sequence TCTATTTTTTTTCACACAAAATATAACCGCCCAAAACCAACAATCTATTTGGGTTAAAACGTCTAAAGAAAAAGCTTATCAGGGGAAAAAGACATCTCAAAAAGCAGGGTCTGATAAAATCAACTATTATCAATTAAATATCAATAATCTTAAAAAAGCTTTAACTAAATCTCCAAAAACAAAAAGCAAAACAACGTCTGATGTTATTATAAATTTCCCGAATTCTGAAGGCGGTTTCGAAGCTTTTAGAATTATACAAGCTTCCATTATGGAGCCTAGCTTCCAATTAAAACATCCTGAAATAAGAACATATGAAGGTGTGAGTGTTAGCAACCCTTCAAGTAAAATTAGATTAAGTATTACGCCTCAAGGTCTTCATACTATGCTATTATCTACAGATAAAAGCACAGAGTTTATAGACCCTATTAGTTATGGAAATTCAAACTATAAGGTTTATAAAAAAACAGATTTAAAAGGTTTAAAAAAGGATTTTATATGCCATTATATAGATGATTTAACAGCCTCTGAAAATCTATCTGAAAAAGCAGCATCTATGATTAATGCAAATGATGGTTTACTAAGAACTTACGATTTAGCATTAGCATCAACTGTTGAGTATTCTAACTATCATATTAACCTTGCTCCTGTACCACCAGTTACAGATAGCGAAAAAAAAGCAGTTGTTTTAGCTGCTATGGTAGTTACCATGAATAGAGTTAATGGTATTTTTAAAAACGATTTATCTCTTACAATGAACCTTATTGATAATACAAGTATTATTTTTCTTAACGAACCTGATGGTTATACTAATAATGATGGTGAGGACATGCTTGATGAAAATCAATCTATAATTGATGCTGCTATAGGAGCTGGCAATTACGATATAGGACATGTTTTTAGTACTGGCGGCGGCGGTGTGGCTATATTAAACTCACCATGTGTAGACGCAAATAAAGCTAAAGGAGTTACAGGTTTAGCAAACCCAATAGGAGACATTTTTGATATTGAATTTGTTGCTCATGAAATGGGGCATCAATTTGGAGCACCACATACTTGGTCTAGTAGTAATGGAAGCTGTACTTCGGGTCAATGGAGTTCAACAAATTCTTATGAGCCTGGTAGTGGAAGTACTATTATGGGTTACGCTGGTATATGCTCTCCAGGTAATGTACAAGCTAATGGTGATGACTATTTTCATCAAAAAAGTTTGCAAATGATTTGGGCAAATATAAATTCTGGAAATAGCAGTACATGTGTTACAACTACTAGTACGGGGAACTCCACTCCTACTGCAGATGCAGGGAATAATTACACTATTCCTATTTCTACACCTTATAAACTTACTGGCGCTTCAACTGATGTTGATGGTACGGGTACCCATACTTATACCTGGGAACAGTATGATTTAGCAACATCACATGGCGCTACTTATTCTGAAAGCAGTCTCACAGGTCCTTTAGTTCGTTCTTTTAAAGGCACTTCTAATACTTCTAGATATATTCCTAAATTATCAGACTTAATATCTTCTGGAGGGTCAACAACTTGGGAAAAATTAGCTTCGGTTAGTAGAGCTATTAATTTTCAATTAACTGTAAGGGATAATGACACAAGAGGCGGGCAAACTGCAACAGATAATATGGTTGTTACTACAAATACTGGTGGTGGTCCATTTTTGGTAACCTCTCAAAACACGTCATCAATTAGCTATCCGGTTAATAGTACTCAAACCATAACTTGGGACATAGCCAATACAACATTGGCTCCTATAAGCACTTCTTTAGTAAACATTCGTTTATCTACAGATGGCGGATTAACATACCCTACGCTATTGTCCTCTAACACAAATAATGATGGTACAGAAGACGTAACATTACCCGTAGGCGTTTCTGCCCCATATTCTAGAATTATGGTTGAGGCGGTTGGAAATATATTCTTTGCTATAAACTCTACTGATTTCTCCATTGGGTATACAATAACTACAACTTGTAATCAACAATTTAGCTCAAACTCTAATTTAAATCTTTCAATTTTAGATAATCAACAAGTTTCAAATATTATTAATGTTCCTGCGAGTGGAACAGTTAACAGCGTGAAAGTAAATGTAGATGTTACTCATTCTTTTATAAGCGACTTAACCGTGACTCTCACTCATCCAAACACCACCACAAATACAGCTGTATGGAATAAAAATTGTTTTATTGGTGCTGGATATGAAAACTTTGATATTACATTCGAGGATAATACAAATACCATAGTTTGTGGAAATAATATTACTGGAACTTACACCCCTGAAAATTCATTAAATATATTTAAAGGTTTAGGAAGTTCTGGCAACTGGACGCTTACTATTGCTGATGGAGAAAACGGAGATCAAGGTACTTTTAACGATTGGTATGTTGAATTCTGTATTACTACAGAGGCTACTCTTAGCACTCACGAATTTAGTTTTGAAAATTTCAAAATATTTCCCAACCCCAATAAAGGTAAGTTTACAATTAATTTTAATGCATCAATCTCAAATAAAATTAATATAGATGTTCATGATTTAAGAGGGCGTACTATTTTCAAAAACAGCTACAAAGGCACAGGACATTTTAATAAAATTATTAGCTTAAATAATGTACAGTCTGGCATGTACATACTAAATGTAAGTGACGGCATTAAAAAATCTACTAGAAAAATTATAGTTGAATAA